One Romboutsia sp. 13368 genomic window carries:
- a CDS encoding UxaA family hydrolase: MIVKTNKKNISKIIGNKKSXXILAREGNKLINDKXDGVHHFEHPHGCSQLGDDLENTRKILSGLVNHPNAAGVLVVGLGCE, translated from the coding sequence ATGATTGTAAAAACAAATAAAAAGAATATATCTAAGATAATAGGTAATAAAAAAAGTNNNNNNATATTAGCAAGAGAAGGTAATAAATTAATAAATGATAARRTAGATGGAGTGCATCATTTTGAGCATCCTCATGGATGCTCTCAGTTAGGTGATGATTTAGAAAATACAAGAAAAATATTATCTGGATTAGTAAATCATCCTAATGCAGCTGGAGTTTTAGTTGTAGGTTTAGGTTGTGAAAA
- a CDS encoding TRAP transporter substrate-binding protein, translating into MKVRKRISALVLIAAMSLVGVGCSSSNGEGKPARVIRVAHGQNEEHPQHKALIEFEKYVEEKTNGELDVQLFPNELLGASAQALELCQTGAIDLVVASLGNLEAFEDSYTVLNLPYIMDSKEHYHEVMNDEEIMGPIYESTRDSGFIGLTWFDAGVRNVYTTKKVINTPEDLKGLKIRVQTSPTNVKMLEALGASPTPMSFGEVYTGLQQSVIDGAENNELALINNKHGEVAKHYSYNMHAMLPDMLIVNAKLLDELTPEQSQAIVDGGKLANEFELDAWEAAETEAKEKAEAMGVNFYYPDIKPFQEKMVDLHNEYTQNPEMKAVFDKIRAKGDEILARNENKENSKESSETKAN; encoded by the coding sequence ATGAAGGTAAGAAAACGTATATCTGCTCTAGTATTAATAGCAGCGATGTCATTAGTAGGTGTAGGTTGTAGCAGTTCAAATGGAGAAGGAAAACCTGCAAGAGTTATAAGAGTTGCTCATGGTCAAAATGAAGAGCATCCTCAACATAAAGCCCTAATTGAGTTTGAAAAATATGTTGAAGAAAAAACAAATGGTGAATTAGATGTTCAATTATTCCCAAATGAATTATTAGGGGCTTCAGCACAAGCACTTGAATTATGTCAAACAGGGGCTATAGACTTAGTTGTTGCAAGTCTTGGAAACTTAGAAGCTTTTGAAGATTCATATACTGTTTTAAATTTACCATACATAATGGATAGTAAAGAACACTATCATGAAGTAATGAATGATGAAGAGATAATGGGGCCGATATATGAATCAACTAGAGATAGTGGATTTATAGGATTAACATGGTTTGATGCTGGAGTAAGAAACGTATATACTACAAAGAAAGTTATAAATACACCAGAGGATTTAAAAGGATTAAAAATAAGAGTTCAAACAAGTCCAACAAATGTAAAAATGCTTGAAGCATTAGGAGCATCACCAACACCAATGTCATTCGGTGAAGTTTATACAGGATTACAACAAAGTGTTATAGATGGAGCAGAAAATAATGAATTGGCACTTATAAATAATAAACATGGTGAAGTTGCAAAGCACTACTCTTATAATATGCATGCAATGCTACCAGATATGTTAATAGTTAATGCTAAATTATTAGATGAATTAACTCCAGAACAATCTCAAGCAATAGTAGATGGTGGAAAACTTGCAAATGAATTTGAATTAGATGCTTGGGAAGCTGCAGAAACAGAAGCTAAGGAAAAAGCAGAAGCTATGGGAGTTAATTTCTACTATCCAGATATAAAACCATTCCAAGAAAAAATGGTAGACTTACATAATGAGTATACTCAAAATCCTGAAATGAAAGCTGTTTTTGACAAGATAAGAGCAAAAGGGGATGAAATATTAGCAAGAAATGAAAATAAAGAGAATTCTAAGGAAAGCTCTGAAACAAAAGCTAATTAA
- a CDS encoding GntR family transcriptional regulator gives MIFYEKKHKETGKEYAYRVLKENIMSLELKPGELLSESDLSEKLNISRTPIREVIMKLKSEHLIEVKPQSGTYISLIDWNLIEEAIFMRYTLEKEVLKEACESFPDEILMELEKNIFAQSLIIDKEDNDIEFHALDKEFHKLLFLGTNKVHIWESITSLSTHYNRMRLLSEMESNKKQIVQQHKIYLDMIKNKSKDGIEEVIESHIKSPLKGW, from the coding sequence ATGATATTTTACGAGAAAAAGCATAAGGAAACGGGAAAAGAATATGCGTATAGGGTATTAAAAGAGAATATAATGTCTTTAGAATTAAAACCAGGGGAATTATTAAGCGAATCAGATTTATCAGAAAAGTTAAATATATCACGAACACCTATAAGAGAAGTTATAATGAAATTAAAAAGTGAACATCTTATTGAAGTTAAGCCTCAATCGGGAACATATATTTCACTAATAGACTGGAATTTAATTGAAGAAGCTATATTTATGAGATATACATTAGAAAAAGAAGTTTTAAAAGAAGCTTGTGAAAGTTTTCCAGATGAAATATTAATGGAATTAGAAAAAAATATATTTGCCCAAAGTTTAATAATTGACAAAGAAGACAATGATATAGAATTTCATGCATTAGATAAAGAATTTCATAAATTACTATTTTTAGGTACTAATAAAGTTCATATATGGGAAAGCATAACAAGCTTAAGTACTCACTATAATAGAATGAGACTATTATCTGAAATGGAATCCAATAAAAAGCAAATAGTTCAACAACATAAAATATATTTAGATATGATAAAAAATAAGTCTAAAGATGGAATAGAAGAAGTGATTGAGTCGCACATAAAGTCACCATTAAAAGGATGGA
- a CDS encoding TRAP transporter small permease: LLGGSYLFGRNEHMAMTFLFDKLNETNQTKVKLFFEVIIMAFAVFILVFGGWNMSKLSMGQLSSSLQIPMGYVYLALPLSGITTVIYNILNITDIIKDLSKDKNKKGAKITQ, from the coding sequence ATTATTAGGTGGATCATATTTATTTGGAAGAAACGAACATATGGCAATGACATTTTTATTTGATAAGTTAAATGAAACAAATCAAACTAAAGTAAAATTATTTTTTGAAGTAATAATAATGGCATTTGCAGTATTTATACTAGTTTTTGGTGGATGGAATATGTCAAAATTATCAATGGGACAATTATCTTCATCTTTACAGATACCAATGGGATATGTATATCTAGCATTACCATTATCAGGTATTACAACAGTTATATACAATATTTTAAATATAACTGATATTATTAAAGATTTATCTAAGGATAAGAATAAAAAAGGAGCA
- a CDS encoding glucuronate isomerase encodes LNGDALTQEEIEKYATLTMINLGKMYHKHDMVMQLHIGALRNNNTRMFNKLGADVGFDSIDDAEVAMPLSRLLDSLXXXDXXPKTILYXLNPKDNEVLGTMIGNFQGGGIAGKIQFGSGWWFNDQKDGMERQMMALSQLGLISQFVGMLTDSRSFLSYTRHEYFKK; translated from the coding sequence CATTAAACGGAGACGCTTTAACTCAAGAAGAAATAGAAAAATATGCTACATTAACTATGATAAACTTAGGAAAAATGTATCACAAGCATGATATGGTTATGCAATTACATATAGGTGCTCTTAGAAATAATAACACTAGAATGTTTAATAAATTAGGTGCAGATGTTGGATTTGATAGTATAGATGATGCAGAAGTTGCTATGCCATTATCAAGATTATTAGATTCATTAGMTRTARMWGATRWRYTWCCAAAAACTATATTATACTRCTTAAACCCTAAAGATAATGAAGTATTAGGAACAATGATAGGTAACTTCCAAGGTGGAGGAATAGCTGGTAAGATACAATTCGGTTCTGGATGGTGGTTCAACGATCAAAAGGACGGAATGGAAAGACAAATGATGGCTTTATCTCAATTAGGACTTATAAGCCAATTTGTAGGAATGCTTACAGACTCTAGAAGTTTCTTATCATATACTAGACATGAATACTTCAAAAAAAT
- a CDS encoding C1q-like domain-containing protein translates to MCLQMQSTLNNIIEDNKSILFNKSIIDANPNITYDYNTGHFTINSNGIYYIRWWANIHSCSDSDYASFSIKSCKGHNIESCTTKMEQLCGDAIIPVFNSHLKFSLKNTSNSNVSLCPYTNIK, encoded by the coding sequence ATGTGTTTACAAATGCAAAGTACCTTAAACAATATAATAGAAGATAATAAATCTATTTTATTTAACAAAAGTATAATTGATGCCAATCCAAATATAACTTATGACTATAATACGGGGCATTTTACTATAAATTCTAATGGTATTTATTATATAAGATGGTGGGCTAATATACATTCATGTTCTGATAGTGATTATGCATCCTTTTCTATTAAGTCTTGTAAAGGGCACAATATTGAAAGTTGTACTACTAAAATGGAGCAACTTTGTGGAGATGCCATAATACCAGTTTTTAATTCTCATTTAAAATTTTCACTTAAAAATACTTCAAATTCAAATGTATCTCTATGCCCTTATACAAATATAAAA